The sequence ACCTTTTCTGCGATATTCTGACAAAGTATTAATACCAATTTCCTGAATTTTATCTTCCGTATATGGTACAGCTGGTGCGTCTGTAACACTAACAAGTTTGCCATCTTCAAAAATCCCAAAAGCAAGGCCACTCTTACAAATATCATTAAAATATTCTTCCAACCAACCATCTACATTTGCATTTGGATTTTCAGTCATAAAAAACTGTAGGTATTTTGGATAGTCACTCTCTATTAATTTGACAGCCATTGTAGAGTGAATTTTATTAAGAGAATTTTCATAACAAAATTTAATACTACTCTTAACCTCTTTGTTAAAGATGTTCTTCATTATACTAGTAACTTCTTTAGTTGCCATCCCAGCAACAATTTTTTTCCTCACTTCTTCAATTTGAACTGATACTCTTTTGCTATAAGAAATAATAATTAAATTACTTGCTACATAAGTATAAACATCAAAAACACATGAATATCCAAGTTGTTGTTTATCTCTTTCTGGAGATTCTATAAATATTACCCCATTTTTATACATCAATTCAGGCGTGATACCAAGCCACTTTGAATAATATTCATTTGTAATTTTTGCAAAATCCATATTTTCACCTCCTGTATCTCACCTTAGATTACAATTGTCTACTTTATTTAATTATATAGTATATAAGCATATAATTACAATATTTTACACAATTTATACATAAATTGCTCCTCTCGTTCTAAAGAGCTTTAATTTTGTATAAATGGCACATCTTCTTATGGAATAGCCATTTATCATATCTTTGGTATATGTTTTGAGATTAAATCGGCAATATGGAGAATGAGTAAATGTTATGTTGAAATAATAAACACAAAAATGCTTTACACAGAACCTATGTTCGCATATAATGTTTTATATATTGATAGTAAAGGGATGTATTCTATGAATAATTTTGATAAATTGATATTTCATGTTGATGTTAACTCAGCTTACTTATCCTGGGAGGCTACCTATCGGGTGCAGCATGGGGAAAAAGTTGATTTAAGGGAAATTCCATCTGTGGTAGGTGGAGATGAAGAAAGTAGGCAGGGTATAGTTTTAGCAAAATCTATTCCTGCTAAAAAATATAAAATTGCAACTGGTGAATCTTTATTTTTAGCACGTCAAAAGTGTCCAGAATTAGTAATTGCACCACCAAGATACGATTTATATATGCAGTGTAGTAATGCTTTAAATGAAATTTTACAGCAGTATACTCCGCAAATACAGCGTTTTTCTGTAGATGAAAGTTTCTTGGATTTTAGCAATATGCAACATTTATATCCAGACTATATGAAGCTTGCAGAAGAAATAAAAGAAAGGATTAAAAAAGAATTAGGTTTTACTGTAAATATAGGAATGTCATCAAATAAGCTTCTTGCAAAAGTAGCTTCAGACTTTGAGAAGCCAGATAATATACATACACTGTTTCCTTGGGAGATAAAAGATAAAATGTGGCCGCTGCCTGTGGAAGATTTATTTATGGTAGGAGGAGCAACTTTACCTAAATTAAATAAGCTGAACATATTTACTATTGGAGAATTAGCAAATTATGATTTGGAAGTATTGAAATCTGTTCTTAAAAGCCATGGAGCATTAATTTGGAATTATGCTAATGGAATAGATAATTCTGAAGTAAGAAAAAGTAGCCATATTGAAATGAAAGGTATAGGTAATTCTACCACTATTCCTTTTGATGTTGAAGATAGAGAAACTGCACATTTAGTATTATTATCTCTTGCAGAGATGGTGGGTGCAAGATTAAGAAATTCTCAAAATTGTTGTAGTGTTATTTCTATAAATATAAGAAGTAGCAATTTTATTAGTTATTCTCACCAGAAAAAACTATATTGTCCAACAGACTGTACCAAAAAGATAGCAGAGGTTTCATATAGACTATTTGATGAAAAATGGAATGGAGAGCCTGTTAGGCATATAGGAATTCAGGTTACTCAGCTATGTACAAATGAATTTTACCAATGCTCACTTTTTGATAATGGAAATAGTGAGAAAGAAAGGGCTTTAGATAAAACATTAGATAAGATACGTTCAAAATATGGATCAGGGGCATTAGTTAGGTCTTCCTTCTTACATTCAGGTATAAAAAGCATTTCTGGTGGAATAGGAGAAGAAGATTACCCAGTAATGTCGAGTTTGCTATAGGGAGTTGGGGTTTGATGAAGGTAATCGCTAAAGATATTGAAATGATTGCATGGTTTACAGAAGATGGTACTCCAACACCTCTAAGATTTAAAATAAGAGGTGCAGATGAAGTAGTAAACGTTATAAAGGTTGATAGAGTTCTTTTTAAAGAAAAGGAAAAATTAGCAGGAAATTTAATGATGGTTTTTAGGTGTCAAAGTGTAATAAGCAACATTGATAGGATTTATGAATTAAAATATGAGTTGAGTACATGCAAATGGATGTTATATAAAATGTAATAACAATTTCTTGAAAGTAATGAGAGAATTAAATTAATAGGTCTATTGGGTGAGAAGTAATTAATAAAAACAGTGTCTTTTTATATTATAAACTAATTTTTGTTTTCTACCAATATAATGAAATCAATGTTATAATTAGTATATAATCAAATTATAAAAATTATCTAAGCTAAGTGAAGGGAGAATAAAGATGACATCTAAAAAAAGAATAATATTTATAACTATGACAATTATGATAATTAGTTTGTTGAGTGGATGTAGCAATAAGGCTATGAATAAGATTTATGATGATAATAGTAAAATTGCAAGTGCATATGATACTTTTGGATTATCTCATAGTAAGGAAACAATAGAACCTGGAATATATAAAGCAAGGTTTAAATTAAGTGGAAGTGGAACTATTTGGACATATGAAAGTGATTCGGATATTGATTTAAAAGTTCCATATATCTTATCAGTAAAAAGTGGAAAGGCAAAAATCGTTTTAATATCACCTGACAATACAGTTGTTACTCTTGTAGAAAATACAAATAAAGCCACTATGAATGAAACAACATCATTTACTGTACCAATAAAAAAAGGTAATAATCGCATAAAAATAGTAGGTTGCGAAAAAGCAGATATTGATATTGAATTACATATAGAACAAGGTACATTTAAAGAAATAAATGAGAAAATAGATAGTTTGCCTAATTAGTATTGAGAGAATAGATAGTTTTGTGTAATTAGTATTTAATATTACTGGAAATTTTAATTTTCAGTAATATTTTTTTTCAACTAATGTTACCCAACAAATTTCGCTTGGTTTTATAATGGATAAATTGTAAAAATATTTATTTATTTCAAAAATGAAGGATTATAGCATTTTTTATAGAATAGAACTTTAACGGATGAGGTAAAACAATCTAGTTTAAATAAAAAAGGGGAGACTAAAATGAATGGTGGTGAGACTTTAAGATATATTAGGACAACACTAGGATTAAAACAAAAGGATATAAGAGACGAAGGACTAAGAGACATAAGCGGAATAGAAAATGGGGTAGTGCAAATGTCTTCTAAAATAGCAATAGCTTTAGAGAAAAAGCTAAACGAGGTTATAAAGGAAAAACACCTTGATGGGATACTAGACTTTGAAGTAAACAGTCTTGTATTTAAGAAAGGGTTAGATATAGATTTCGAGGAATGTTTTAAACAAATGTCTAGGGATTATAAAATAGATAGATTTTTAGAGCTAACTCAGGACCAATATGAATTTAGCAATGTTAAAAGAGCAATAGAAATACTAAAGAGAGACTACGAAAAGAACTTAAATAGTATTTCGAGACTAGCATATAAAATAATACAAAGCAGCAATGATGATAATTGTATAATTTATGCTTATACACAGTTAATTACAATTTCTTGTTATAAGCAAGATTATAAAAATGCGGTTACAATATTTGATATTATAAAAGATAACGTTTCTTGTTGTAGTGATACAGAAATGAGAGATGACATATATGTAAATATATCAATAGCGTGCTGCCATATTGGAGATTATATAACAGCAGAAAAATTGATCAATGATGTAAAATATACAACTAGATATAGAGAGTATGTAGATAATATCCTATTTTTAATAAATTCAAATTTGAATAGACTAGATAAGGCTCTAGAGTATTGTTATAAGATGTTAAGTTACACAATAAATGATGATACATCTTTAACCAATAAATTCAATATTTGTTATGTTGCTTCGCTAAAAGGTGATATAGATCTATTTAAGAAGTATTTTAATTTAATAGATGCAGATAGACATTATTCACTATATACTAGAGAACAATTTTTAAAATGTATAATTGAATCTTGTGCAACATTCAATATCTCAGATATAGATATATTATCTAAAATATTTAAAATTGGTAAGAGGTTAGACAGTGAATGTATATCAGAAAATATAGAATATTTTAAGTCTAATTGTAATCTAATATATAAAATAATTTTAAATAGAGACATAAATATAGATTCAAGTGTATATGTATTTATATGCAAGAATAGTGATATGAACTTTAAAGAAAAAGAAAAATTAATAACATTATGTGACGATATATAAAACCTTGAAAGGGGGTGATTCAGATGAAAAGAACAAAGAAGATAGTGATAACTTTAGGTTTAGTTTTTGCGTTAGCTATTCCAGTTACTACAACTTTAGTAGCAATTGGAGGTGGTTCACTTCCACCAATAATAACAATAGCATTCTTAAGATAATTAAATGATAATACACAAAAGACAAACTGTCATTCGACAAGAAACATATTTTATAAGGTCTGTTTTCCTACTCCAAACTATTTTATAATTAATATATAGTGAAATAAATAATTATATAGATGTTTGGAGTATGGAATTATGATTAGCACGTAACTATTAGAATAAAAAATGAGGATATTTATATAATTGAAAATAAGTAGAAAAATAAAATGGGAAATAATACATAAGTAGAAGTTGGTTTACAACAACAATAAAGTTATGTTACAAGTGATAGAGTTGTGTGAGTAATGAGGGGCAACCTCTTTATTATTTACACAATTTTTTGCTATGTAGAGAAATATAGATAAATCAACGTCTAAGAGAAATTTTAGAAGAAAAAAGCAATTGTTCTTTGCTCATTAACTTTAATATAGCCTTAAAATGTAAGAAAACTATTCAAGAGTAAGACAATATTATTGTTTTTTAACAAATATGTATGCTTAAAATAAATATCCAGTTTAGTAAAAAAGCATGATTTTTGAGTGAGGAATTTTTTCTGAGGTGAAAATAGGAATAAAAAGGGTACGTGGCAACTGGGAAGATTTATTTGTATGGAACAACTAAGTGTAGTTGGAATTGAAGATAATGAGATAGATGCAATAAGAGTATTTGATTTTTATAATGTTCCTTAATATTTAAATAGTAAGTGATAACTGAATAACTAATAATTGCTAATAGAATTAATATGAATTAAAATAAAATTACATGTGAAATCAAATTTTGGATATAAGTGTGACTAAAGGAGATAGTTACATTATTAAATAAAATCATGTGTAAAGTAAAGTTACAAAATTTTAATTTAGGAGATAATGATGCAAGAAATTACAAACAAATTATATTACTGGTATACAGTTGAGAAGTTTTCAGAGTTTAAAGTTGAATTTGACAAAAATTCATATTGCGAAGAATTACCTTGGTTAAATAATAGAAAAGATAAAAATTATGAAGTCTATTTAGGGATATATAAGAATTCAGATTTAATAGACTTTATAATTAATAAGTATGGAGATAAAGAAGGGTTACCGGAAAAAGTTTTGGGATTTTCATGTTTATGTATTTTTAAGGTGAATGAAAATGGAGAGTATATTGAGGAATCTATAAAAATACCAACATTACATTATGCTATAAATGAACTTATTTCTGGATACATAAATACAACAAATAGTTCTAATGAATTTAGAAATTTTGTAGAGGGGATTGAAAGTGTTGCAATTAATGAATTGAAGAGTGTTAATTATGAAACACTAAATAAATTTTTTGTTAAAATATTAAAACACTTTAAATGGTTTCACGAAAGTTGGCTGCCAGTAGGAAGAAAGTTTAAAGTAGAAGAAATTGCAATAAAAAATAATAGTGATAATGAAGAAACAGATACATATTTAAATAGTTTCTATTTAAAAGATATAGAAAAATTAATAAATGAAGTGAAGGCAAATAATTATGGTAAAGCATTTAAAGATTTTGTGTTGCAGCATAATGATTCTAAAAAAATAGATATAGAAAATGATATTAAACATATAGAATTTATTTTACAGCCTAAGAATATCCCAATGGGTAAATGGCCTTCAAAGAATGGGTTAAGTTTAATGCAACAAGTAGCAGTAAATACAGTTCTAAAAGAATTAGCTGATAGTAGGGGAGTATTTTCAGTAAATGGGCCACCAGGAACAGGGAAAACAACACTATTAAGAGATATAATTAGTAATATTATAGTTAATAGAGCACGAGAGTTAGCAAAATATAAAAATCCAGAAGATGCATTTCAAAAAAGTCAGTGTTGTATTAAAGTTAAGAGTAATAAAGGAGATGATATTCCATTTCATCCATATAAATTAAATGAAAATTTAAAAGGATATGGAATAACAATAGTTTCTTCTAATAATAATGCTGTTGAAAATATATCTAAAGAGTTACCAGAGATAGGGGCTATAAAAGATTTTTATAATGAGGTAGGAGCTGATTATTTTAGAGATTTTTCAAATAAGGTTTTAAATATAGAAAGTTGGGGACTAATTGCAGCTACTTTGGGAAAGAAAGCTAATTGTTCAAAATTCGTAAATGATTTTTGGTGGGGAGGATTTTATAAAATACACAAAAATGAAGACGAGAAAAATAAAGTTCAAAGTTGGGAAGCTGAGAAGAAAAGATTTTTAAATAAGTATAATGAAGTAGAAAGCTATATAAATCAATTAGATAAATTTAAACAAGCACTAGAGGAAGAAAAAGAAGTAAATATTAATATTAGTGAAATTAACAATATAATTAAAGAGGTACAAGTTTGTATTAAACCAAATGAAGAAGATTATAAAAGGGTAGAGAAAATTAATATAAAATTAAAGGAATCAATTAATATATTAGAAGAGATAATTAAATGTCACTTAAATGAGAAACCATCATTTTTTAGTAGAATCTTAAATAGAAAGAAGTATAAGGATTATGTTTTAGAGTTAGAAGCCAATAATCAAGATAAAAAGAAATTATTAGTTGAAGTATTAGAGAACAATAATAATTTAAATGATATTAAAGAGATAGTAGATAAATTTAAAGCACAAGAAACTGAATTAAATGAGGAATTAAAGAAAAATCTAATTAAGTTGGATGTTATTAATAAAACAAAAGATGAGTGGTTGGAAAAGATAGGAGAATTATATCCGGAAAAGTATTGGGAAAAGTCAGAAGATAACCAACAAATATATTGTTTATGGATAACCGAGGAGTTGAATGATAAGAGGTGTGAATTATTTTTATTAGCGTTACAATTACATAAAACATTTATATTGAATGCTGAAAAGCCAATAAAAAATAATATGGGATTAGTGATGAATTATCTTTCGGGAGCTGAAATACAAGGTGATTATTTAGGGTATATGAGTGAGTTATGGAATACTTTATATTTAGTAGTTCCAGTAATATCAAGTCCATTTGCGTCTATATC comes from Clostridium sp. TW13 and encodes:
- a CDS encoding 50S ribosomal protein L7ae, whose protein sequence is MTSKKRIIFITMTIMIISLLSGCSNKAMNKIYDDNSKIASAYDTFGLSHSKETIEPGIYKARFKLSGSGTIWTYESDSDIDLKVPYILSVKSGKAKIVLISPDNTVVTLVENTNKATMNETTSFTVPIKKGNNRIKIVGCEKADIDIELHIEQGTFKEINEKIDSLPN
- a CDS encoding DNA polymerase Y family protein; the protein is MNNFDKLIFHVDVNSAYLSWEATYRVQHGEKVDLREIPSVVGGDEESRQGIVLAKSIPAKKYKIATGESLFLARQKCPELVIAPPRYDLYMQCSNALNEILQQYTPQIQRFSVDESFLDFSNMQHLYPDYMKLAEEIKERIKKELGFTVNIGMSSNKLLAKVASDFEKPDNIHTLFPWEIKDKMWPLPVEDLFMVGGATLPKLNKLNIFTIGELANYDLEVLKSVLKSHGALIWNYANGIDNSEVRKSSHIEMKGIGNSTTIPFDVEDRETAHLVLLSLAEMVGARLRNSQNCCSVISINIRSSNFISYSHQKKLYCPTDCTKKIAEVSYRLFDEKWNGEPVRHIGIQVTQLCTNEFYQCSLFDNGNSEKERALDKTLDKIRSKYGSGALVRSSFLHSGIKSISGGIGEEDYPVMSSLL
- a CDS encoding DEAD/DEAH box helicase; the encoded protein is MQEITNKLYYWYTVEKFSEFKVEFDKNSYCEELPWLNNRKDKNYEVYLGIYKNSDLIDFIINKYGDKEGLPEKVLGFSCLCIFKVNENGEYIEESIKIPTLHYAINELISGYINTTNSSNEFRNFVEGIESVAINELKSVNYETLNKFFVKILKHFKWFHESWLPVGRKFKVEEIAIKNNSDNEETDTYLNSFYLKDIEKLINEVKANNYGKAFKDFVLQHNDSKKIDIENDIKHIEFILQPKNIPMGKWPSKNGLSLMQQVAVNTVLKELADSRGVFSVNGPPGTGKTTLLRDIISNIIVNRARELAKYKNPEDAFQKSQCCIKVKSNKGDDIPFHPYKLNENLKGYGITIVSSNNNAVENISKELPEIGAIKDFYNEVGADYFRDFSNKVLNIESWGLIAATLGKKANCSKFVNDFWWGGFYKIHKNEDEKNKVQSWEAEKKRFLNKYNEVESYINQLDKFKQALEEEKEVNINISEINNIIKEVQVCIKPNEEDYKRVEKINIKLKESINILEEIIKCHLNEKPSFFSRILNRKKYKDYVLELEANNQDKKKLLVEVLENNNNLNDIKEIVDKFKAQETELNEELKKNLIKLDVINKTKDEWLEKIGELYPEKYWEKSEDNQQIYCLWITEELNDKRCELFLLALQLHKTFILNAEKPIKNNMGLVMNYLSGAEIQGDYLGYMSELWNTLYLVVPVISSPFASISRMYKHLGREEIGWLLIDEAGQALPQTALGAIWRSKRVVVVGDPLQVEPVSTVPLSLIEVIGKAWNVEDVVSKTLSVQGMADNINKYGTNREELWIGCPLRVHRRCENPMFNISNEIAYENKMIYGTLSKYKELPIQKSMWIDCKGISSGGKSHYVPEQGEITYEKIKECIVDSTLPNLYVISPFTTVVNGLKVRIRELKNEFDFIDSQYLEKWIKKSIGTVHTFQGKEADIVIICLGVDKEHEGAVNWASKSPNILNVAVTRAKKRVVIIGDKELWGNKPYFKEVLNVLS
- a CDS encoding GNAT family N-acetyltransferase — its product is MDFAKITNEYYSKWLGITPELMYKNGVIFIESPERDKQQLGYSCVFDVYTYVASNLIIISYSKRVSVQIEEVRKKIVAGMATKEVTSIMKNIFNKEVKSSIKFCYENSLNKIHSTMAVKLIESDYPKYLQFFMTENPNANVDGWLEEYFNDICKSGLAFGIFEDGKLVSVTDAPAVPYTEDKIQEIGINTLSEYRRKGYAKLVTLGCIKSIIENGKCPLWSCNTNNISSEKLAYSVGFRKLADVLTISI